The following proteins come from a genomic window of Phycodurus eques isolate BA_2022a chromosome 9, UOR_Pequ_1.1, whole genome shotgun sequence:
- the sesn4 gene encoding sestrin-3 isoform X2, whose protein sequence is MIICTNTMEYPLRSQCQRVQKQVMVNKEKECVSLVLMKAALSRGNVDAITQQMASHPQYLESFLRAQHYILHMDGPLPLPCRHYIAIMAAARHHCNYLVYLHSAQFLRLGGDPVWLQGLEAAPPRLRLLDHINKVLAHQPWLAACSHIKTLLKCGEQCWSLAELVQAVVILAHCHSLCSFVFGSNADSVHMVPQTKSPNGTPPAFCAFDAANGNPNGPQSFDNTAEQNTRRLSVDSSSDVLCLKERIHRSQEDRDKREERLLHSQTLQQADVYEGDELIYFADPSRFVTDPDFYYQEFARRDEDHFQVFRVQDYSWEDHGFSLVNRLYSDIGHLLDDRFRSVTALSSLHSPDLKRAIWNYIHCILGIRYDDYDYGEVNQLLERNLKLYIKAVACFPDPSKAPTCPLGWAPLKTSERIHVNLLIMEARLQAELLYALRAITQYMIA, encoded by the exons ATGATCATCTGTACAAATACAATGGAGTACCCGCTCAGAAGCCAGTGCCAAAGAGTCCAGAAACAG GTAATGGTGAACAAGGAGAAGGAGTGCGTGTCTCTGGTGTTGATGAAGGCCGCGTTGAGCCGGGGGAACGTGGACGCCATAACGCAGCAGATGGCCTCGCACCCGCAGTACTTGGAGAGCTTCCTGCGAGCGCAGCACTACATCCTGCACATGGACGGACCCCTGCCGCTCCCCTGCCGCCATTACATCGCCATCATG gcaGCCGCACGCCACCACTGCAACTATTTGGTGTACCTGCACTCGGCCCAGTTCCTGAGGCTGGGTGGTGACCCTGTGTGGCTGCAGGGCTTGGAGGCGGCGCCTCCGCGTCTGCGCCTGCTCGACCACATCAACAAGGTGCTCGCTCACCAGCCCTGGCTCGCCGCCTGCTCGCACATcaag ACGCTGCTGAAGTGTGGCGAGCAGTGCTGGTCACTGGCCGAGCTGGTTCAGGCCGTGGTGATTCTGGCCCACTGCCACTCGCTCTGCAGCTTTGTGTTCGGCTCCAATGCCGACTCTGTGCACATGGTGCCCCAGACCAAGTCTCCCAACGGTACTCCGCCGGCGTTCTGCGCCTTTGATGCTGCTAATGGCAACCCCAACGGCCCTCAGTCATTCGACAACACCGCTGAGCAAAATACACGAAgactg tcTGTGGACTCGAGTAGTGACGTGTTGTGTCTGAAGGAGAGGATCCACCGATCCCAGGAGGACCGAGATAAGCGAGAAGAGCGTCTGCTGCACTCTCAGACACTCCAGCAAGCTG atgtttATGAAGGAGACGAGCTGATCTATTTCGCGGATCCGTCGCGCTTTGTCACGGACCCCGATTTTTATTACCAGGAGTTCGCCCGCAGGGACGAGGACCACTTCCAAGTATTTCGTGTTCAG GACTACTCGTGGGAGGACCACGGCTTCTCCTTAGTCAACCGCTTGTACTCTGACATCGGTCACCTTCTGGACGACCGCTTTCGAAGCGTCACCGCCCTCTCGTCTCTGCACAGccccgacctgaagagggccATCTGGAACTACATCCACTGCATCCTGGGAATACG TTACGACGATTACGACTACGGGGAAGTGAACCAGCTCCTGGAGCGAAatttgaagctgtacattaaggCGGTAGCGTGTTTCCCCGACCCCAGCAAAGCACCAACATGTCCGCTCGGCTGGGCTCCACTTAAAACTTCAGAGCGG ATACACGTGAATTTGCTCATCATGGAGGCACGCCTGCAAGCGGAGCTCCTTTACGCCCTGAGAGCCATCACTCAGTACATGATCGCCTGA
- the sesn4 gene encoding sestrin-3 isoform X1 has product MIICTNTMEYPLRSQCQRVQKQVMVNKEKECVSLVLMKAALSRGNVDAITQQMASHPQYLESFLRAQHYILHMDGPLPLPCRHYIAIMAAARHHCNYLVYLHSAQFLRLGGDPVWLQGLEAAPPRLRLLDHINKVLAHQPWLAACSHIKTLLKCGEQCWSLAELVQAVVILAHCHSLCSFVFGSNADSVHMVPQTKSPNGTPPAFCAFDAANGNPNGPQSFDNTAEQNTRRLSVDSSSDVLCLKERIHRSQEDRDKREERLLHSQTLQQADVYEGDELIYFADPSRFVTDPDFYYQEFARRDEDHFQVFRVQDYSWEDHGFSLVNRLYSDIGHLLDDRFRSVTALSSLHSPDLKRAIWNYIHCILGIRYDDYDYGEVNQLLERNLKLYIKAVACFPDPSKAPTCPLGWAPLKTSERFSTDSNHPNHAGNCLLHSNYSLIFFRIPHFTMTLPIHPSIF; this is encoded by the exons ATGATCATCTGTACAAATACAATGGAGTACCCGCTCAGAAGCCAGTGCCAAAGAGTCCAGAAACAG GTAATGGTGAACAAGGAGAAGGAGTGCGTGTCTCTGGTGTTGATGAAGGCCGCGTTGAGCCGGGGGAACGTGGACGCCATAACGCAGCAGATGGCCTCGCACCCGCAGTACTTGGAGAGCTTCCTGCGAGCGCAGCACTACATCCTGCACATGGACGGACCCCTGCCGCTCCCCTGCCGCCATTACATCGCCATCATG gcaGCCGCACGCCACCACTGCAACTATTTGGTGTACCTGCACTCGGCCCAGTTCCTGAGGCTGGGTGGTGACCCTGTGTGGCTGCAGGGCTTGGAGGCGGCGCCTCCGCGTCTGCGCCTGCTCGACCACATCAACAAGGTGCTCGCTCACCAGCCCTGGCTCGCCGCCTGCTCGCACATcaag ACGCTGCTGAAGTGTGGCGAGCAGTGCTGGTCACTGGCCGAGCTGGTTCAGGCCGTGGTGATTCTGGCCCACTGCCACTCGCTCTGCAGCTTTGTGTTCGGCTCCAATGCCGACTCTGTGCACATGGTGCCCCAGACCAAGTCTCCCAACGGTACTCCGCCGGCGTTCTGCGCCTTTGATGCTGCTAATGGCAACCCCAACGGCCCTCAGTCATTCGACAACACCGCTGAGCAAAATACACGAAgactg tcTGTGGACTCGAGTAGTGACGTGTTGTGTCTGAAGGAGAGGATCCACCGATCCCAGGAGGACCGAGATAAGCGAGAAGAGCGTCTGCTGCACTCTCAGACACTCCAGCAAGCTG atgtttATGAAGGAGACGAGCTGATCTATTTCGCGGATCCGTCGCGCTTTGTCACGGACCCCGATTTTTATTACCAGGAGTTCGCCCGCAGGGACGAGGACCACTTCCAAGTATTTCGTGTTCAG GACTACTCGTGGGAGGACCACGGCTTCTCCTTAGTCAACCGCTTGTACTCTGACATCGGTCACCTTCTGGACGACCGCTTTCGAAGCGTCACCGCCCTCTCGTCTCTGCACAGccccgacctgaagagggccATCTGGAACTACATCCACTGCATCCTGGGAATACG TTACGACGATTACGACTACGGGGAAGTGAACCAGCTCCTGGAGCGAAatttgaagctgtacattaaggCGGTAGCGTGTTTCCCCGACCCCAGCAAAGCACCAACATGTCCGCTCGGCTGGGCTCCACTTAAAACTTCAGAGCGG tTCTCGACAGATTCAAACCATCCTAACCATGCTGGGAACTGTTTACTACATTCCAATTATTCCCTGATTTTTTTCCGAATTCCACACTTCACAATGACAttacctatccatccatccattttctga
- the sesn4 gene encoding sestrin-3 isoform X4, with protein sequence MIICTNTMEYPLRSQCQRVQKQVMVNKEKECVSLVLMKAALSRGNVDAITQQMASHPQYLESFLRAQHYILHMDGPLPLPCRHYIAIMAAARHHCNYLVYLHSAQFLRLGGDPVWLQGLEAAPPRLRLLDHINKVLAHQPWLAACSHIKTLLKCGEQCWSLAELVQAVVILAHCHSLCSFVFGSNADSVHMVPQTKSPNGTPPAFCAFDAANGNPNGPQSFDNTAEQNTRRLSVDSSSDVLCLKERIHRSQEDRDKREERLLHSQTLQQADVYEGDELIYFADPSRFVTDPDFYYQEFARRDEDHFQVFRVQDYSWEDHGFSLVNRLYSDIGHLLDDRFRSVTALSSLHSPDLKRAIWNYIHCILGIRLSVVAVTTITTTGK encoded by the exons ATGATCATCTGTACAAATACAATGGAGTACCCGCTCAGAAGCCAGTGCCAAAGAGTCCAGAAACAG GTAATGGTGAACAAGGAGAAGGAGTGCGTGTCTCTGGTGTTGATGAAGGCCGCGTTGAGCCGGGGGAACGTGGACGCCATAACGCAGCAGATGGCCTCGCACCCGCAGTACTTGGAGAGCTTCCTGCGAGCGCAGCACTACATCCTGCACATGGACGGACCCCTGCCGCTCCCCTGCCGCCATTACATCGCCATCATG gcaGCCGCACGCCACCACTGCAACTATTTGGTGTACCTGCACTCGGCCCAGTTCCTGAGGCTGGGTGGTGACCCTGTGTGGCTGCAGGGCTTGGAGGCGGCGCCTCCGCGTCTGCGCCTGCTCGACCACATCAACAAGGTGCTCGCTCACCAGCCCTGGCTCGCCGCCTGCTCGCACATcaag ACGCTGCTGAAGTGTGGCGAGCAGTGCTGGTCACTGGCCGAGCTGGTTCAGGCCGTGGTGATTCTGGCCCACTGCCACTCGCTCTGCAGCTTTGTGTTCGGCTCCAATGCCGACTCTGTGCACATGGTGCCCCAGACCAAGTCTCCCAACGGTACTCCGCCGGCGTTCTGCGCCTTTGATGCTGCTAATGGCAACCCCAACGGCCCTCAGTCATTCGACAACACCGCTGAGCAAAATACACGAAgactg tcTGTGGACTCGAGTAGTGACGTGTTGTGTCTGAAGGAGAGGATCCACCGATCCCAGGAGGACCGAGATAAGCGAGAAGAGCGTCTGCTGCACTCTCAGACACTCCAGCAAGCTG atgtttATGAAGGAGACGAGCTGATCTATTTCGCGGATCCGTCGCGCTTTGTCACGGACCCCGATTTTTATTACCAGGAGTTCGCCCGCAGGGACGAGGACCACTTCCAAGTATTTCGTGTTCAG GACTACTCGTGGGAGGACCACGGCTTCTCCTTAGTCAACCGCTTGTACTCTGACATCGGTCACCTTCTGGACGACCGCTTTCGAAGCGTCACCGCCCTCTCGTCTCTGCACAGccccgacctgaagagggccATCTGGAACTACATCCACTGCATCCTGGGAATACG TTTGTCTGTGGTGGCAGTTACGACGATTACGACTACGGGGAAGTGA
- the sesn4 gene encoding sestrin-3 isoform X3, with translation MIICTNTMEYPLRSQCQRVQKQVMVNKEKECVSLVLMKAALSRGNVDAITQQMASHPQYLESFLRAQHYILHMDGPLPLPCRHYIAIMAAARHHCNYLVYLHSAQFLRLGGDPVWLQGLEAAPPRLRLLDHINKVLAHQPWLAACSHIKTLLKCGEQCWSLAELVQAVVILAHCHSLCSFVFGSNADSVHMVPQTKSPNGTPPAFCAFDAANGNPNGPQSFDNTAEQNTRRLERIHRSQEDRDKREERLLHSQTLQQADVYEGDELIYFADPSRFVTDPDFYYQEFARRDEDHFQVFRVQDYSWEDHGFSLVNRLYSDIGHLLDDRFRSVTALSSLHSPDLKRAIWNYIHCILGIRYDDYDYGEVNQLLERNLKLYIKAVACFPDPSKAPTCPLGWAPLKTSERFSTDSNHPNHAGNCLLHSNYSLIFFRIPHFTMTLPIHPSIF, from the exons ATGATCATCTGTACAAATACAATGGAGTACCCGCTCAGAAGCCAGTGCCAAAGAGTCCAGAAACAG GTAATGGTGAACAAGGAGAAGGAGTGCGTGTCTCTGGTGTTGATGAAGGCCGCGTTGAGCCGGGGGAACGTGGACGCCATAACGCAGCAGATGGCCTCGCACCCGCAGTACTTGGAGAGCTTCCTGCGAGCGCAGCACTACATCCTGCACATGGACGGACCCCTGCCGCTCCCCTGCCGCCATTACATCGCCATCATG gcaGCCGCACGCCACCACTGCAACTATTTGGTGTACCTGCACTCGGCCCAGTTCCTGAGGCTGGGTGGTGACCCTGTGTGGCTGCAGGGCTTGGAGGCGGCGCCTCCGCGTCTGCGCCTGCTCGACCACATCAACAAGGTGCTCGCTCACCAGCCCTGGCTCGCCGCCTGCTCGCACATcaag ACGCTGCTGAAGTGTGGCGAGCAGTGCTGGTCACTGGCCGAGCTGGTTCAGGCCGTGGTGATTCTGGCCCACTGCCACTCGCTCTGCAGCTTTGTGTTCGGCTCCAATGCCGACTCTGTGCACATGGTGCCCCAGACCAAGTCTCCCAACGGTACTCCGCCGGCGTTCTGCGCCTTTGATGCTGCTAATGGCAACCCCAACGGCCCTCAGTCATTCGACAACACCGCTGAGCAAAATACACGAAgactg GAGAGGATCCACCGATCCCAGGAGGACCGAGATAAGCGAGAAGAGCGTCTGCTGCACTCTCAGACACTCCAGCAAGCTG atgtttATGAAGGAGACGAGCTGATCTATTTCGCGGATCCGTCGCGCTTTGTCACGGACCCCGATTTTTATTACCAGGAGTTCGCCCGCAGGGACGAGGACCACTTCCAAGTATTTCGTGTTCAG GACTACTCGTGGGAGGACCACGGCTTCTCCTTAGTCAACCGCTTGTACTCTGACATCGGTCACCTTCTGGACGACCGCTTTCGAAGCGTCACCGCCCTCTCGTCTCTGCACAGccccgacctgaagagggccATCTGGAACTACATCCACTGCATCCTGGGAATACG TTACGACGATTACGACTACGGGGAAGTGAACCAGCTCCTGGAGCGAAatttgaagctgtacattaaggCGGTAGCGTGTTTCCCCGACCCCAGCAAAGCACCAACATGTCCGCTCGGCTGGGCTCCACTTAAAACTTCAGAGCGG tTCTCGACAGATTCAAACCATCCTAACCATGCTGGGAACTGTTTACTACATTCCAATTATTCCCTGATTTTTTTCCGAATTCCACACTTCACAATGACAttacctatccatccatccattttctga